Proteins from a single region of Hordeum vulgare subsp. vulgare chromosome 6H, MorexV3_pseudomolecules_assembly, whole genome shotgun sequence:
- the LOC123405207 gene encoding uncharacterized protein LOC123405207, whose product MSSCPACRPGLPALLPRPSAPLSATKRAVHRTRPAHSPFKLSSPACRRRARVISSCHGGMVERRLMLIPAISLTIGSLQYSLEKGAAKAEFTEMPALRGKDYGKTKMSYADYTKTESGLQYKDLQVGDGPSPKKGETTVNLITVAVFLTDRFISSVVVTDLYDLVADMEMDECLHNWRDEKTNSTACRVQHPSFLL is encoded by the exons ATGTCATCATGCCCAGCATGCCGTCCCGGCCTCCCGGCGCTCCTCCCACGCCCATCAGCTCCCCTCTCCGCCACGAAGCGGGCTGTTCATCGGACAAGGCCTGCCCACTCCCCCTTCAAGCTCTCCTCTCCTGCCTGCCGCCGTCGTGCTCGGGTCATCTCTTCTTGCCACG GTGGTATGGTAGAAAGGAGACTAATGTTGATTCCTGCTATTAGTCTCACCATTGGCTCCCTTCAGTACAGTCTAGAGAAGGGAGCAGCAAAAGCTGAATTTACTGAGA TGCCAGCGCTCCGTGGGAAGGATTATGGGAAGACAAAAATGAGTTATGCAGATTACACTAAAACAGAGTCAGGCCTCCAATACAAG GACTTGCAGGTTGGAGATGGCCCATCCCCAAAGAAGGGAGAGACAACAGTG AACCTGATCACAGTTGCAGTTTTCCTGACGGATCGCTTCATTTCATCAGTTGTGGTCACTGATCTCTACGATCTGGTTGCAGATATGGAGATGGACGAGTGCCTGCACAACTGGCGCGACGAAAAGACCAATAGCACCGCCTGCAGGGTACAACATCCATCATTCCTTCTCTGA